In Acidimicrobiales bacterium, a single window of DNA contains:
- a CDS encoding IS110 family transposase, which yields MRPYTTTHAYYCGVDLHARSLFVNVLDASGTTRLEQDLPASPAAFLDAVKPYRDGLVVGCECMFAWYWLADLCERERIPFVLGHALAMKAIHGGKAKNDKLDARKIAGLLKGGFFPMAHVYPKAKRETRDLLRRRSFFVRQRAQLIAHVQNTNAQYNLPPFDKKLTYKGNRTAAIAERFEHPSTQLSIGADLALVENYDTQIAALETHLVKSAKVDDPTTFAFLRTVPGIGPILGLVMLYEIDRIDRFDGVGNFLSYARLVACTHESAGKVKGVGGRKIGNAHLKWAFAEAASLMLRSFAPAKAWMQRASKKRGAKKAHAILEAKIGRAVYHLWRKQVAFDAKKFLAS from the coding sequence ATGCGTCCCTACACCACCACGCACGCATACTACTGCGGCGTCGATCTCCACGCCAGAAGCCTCTTCGTCAACGTCCTCGACGCCAGCGGCACCACTCGCCTCGAGCAGGATCTCCCCGCCTCGCCCGCCGCGTTCCTCGACGCCGTCAAGCCGTACCGGGACGGACTCGTCGTCGGCTGCGAGTGCATGTTCGCCTGGTACTGGCTCGCCGACCTGTGCGAGCGCGAGCGCATCCCGTTCGTCCTCGGGCACGCGCTCGCCATGAAGGCCATCCACGGCGGGAAGGCCAAGAACGACAAGCTCGACGCCCGCAAGATCGCCGGGCTCCTCAAGGGCGGGTTCTTCCCGATGGCGCACGTCTACCCGAAGGCCAAGCGCGAGACCCGCGACCTCCTCCGCCGCCGCTCGTTCTTCGTCCGCCAGCGGGCGCAGCTGATCGCCCACGTGCAGAACACCAACGCGCAGTACAACCTCCCGCCGTTCGACAAGAAGCTCACCTACAAGGGGAACCGGACGGCCGCCATCGCCGAACGCTTCGAGCACCCCAGCACGCAGCTGTCGATCGGCGCCGACCTCGCGCTCGTCGAGAACTACGACACCCAGATCGCCGCGCTCGAAACGCACCTCGTGAAGTCGGCGAAGGTCGACGACCCGACGACGTTCGCCTTCCTCCGCACCGTCCCCGGGATCGGTCCGATCCTCGGCCTGGTGATGCTCTACGAGATCGACCGCATCGACCGCTTCGACGGCGTCGGCAACTTCCTCTCGTACGCGCGGCTGGTCGCGTGTACGCACGAGAGCGCCGGCAAGGTGAAGGGCGTCGGCGGCCGCAAGATCGGCAACGCGCACCTCAAGTGGGCGTTCGCGGAGGCCGCGAGTCTGATGCTGCGGAGCTTCGCGCCGGCGAAGGCGTGGATGCAGCGGGCGTCGAAGAAGCGCGGGGCGAAGAAGGCGCACGCCATCCTGGAGGCGAAGATCGGGCGGGCGGTGTACCACCTGTGGCGGAAGCAGGTGGCGTTCGACGCCAAGAAGTTCCTGGCGTCGTGA